A region from the Mycoplasmopsis phocirhinis genome encodes:
- the rpoC gene encoding DNA-directed RNA polymerase subunit beta' encodes MSRTNQNEAKLLIDKITLSLATDKDVKKWSNGEVTKPETINYKSYKPERDGLFDEIIFGPTTDYKCPICNTKYKKSDENIECVKTTMCQKYNPKILPKITRRSRMGHISLKNPVVHFWFFKIDHSIISKLLGLKVANSSHSVTKSELEKLIYYKSHIILEDGGLKSLKKNTIIDISDAAIIYYEALSELKQKFNPDGDEYEQEAYEVIDEAINELKEQATSKMGQDYGIDFYEYNDIIHEYSEALISTGSKAIEYLLEHVSPQQEAKKLEEQISEINKQITKNPSANAKIQERAKLYKRLSVINAFIKSGQDPKSMLIYNLPVIPADLRPLVQLDGGRHSTSDINELYRRIIIRNNRLKKWDETDAPMLIKQNEYRMIQEAVDSLIDNARKKPNPVASKDGRAFKSISDALTGKKGRFRQNLLGKRVDYSGRSVIVVGPELKMHQVGIPREMAAKLFEPWIIRELIKSDKNNINSIKTGKKAVENLDPIIWPYVEKAIQGRPVLLNRAPTLHRLSIQAYEPVLIRGKAIKLHPLSCTPFNADFDGDQMAVHVPISPEATREARELMLASKNILGPKDGEPIINPGQDMILGMYYLTMEKSGAKGEGKFFSTYEDMITAYENKAVSVHSRVVLPIEQADKKWITGDAVRRYIVSTVGKFMFNRAFPNTFEFIFGKYVTPEGKEIVHTSANIEHLNHYILPSGTNFVEHIAKTPINLPLSKKDIAKIVRRVYDQYVGVVNMEDLATIINDINKDELDKVFQKCAQLQTFSGEPINSAHIEILSKLITTEFNKIQYEVSMSQNNENAIWTVGDYTKLLEKVWFKYTNVVANVLDKIKALGFHFSTISGTTIAVSDVITLPQTKNKIKEGEEYIEKLKSFFEEGMLTDDERYSLSIKKWAEIKNSIEDDLKKVTKSDPHNPLFMMFTSGARGNSSNFVQLAGMRGLMNNNVKILKADAENERVVRSTVEIPVKSSFLEGLTAYEFYSSTHGARKGLTDTALNTAKSGYLTRRLVDVAQGIVVREIDCGTDYGFVVRDIKDTKTNTIIESLSERIEGRFTNKPVVDANGQILIEANKLITPEIATQITQAGIEEVEIRSVLSCYTRNGVCKKCYGKDLALNRVVNIGEAVGVVAAQSIGEPGTQLTMRTFHTGGVAGVEDITGGFGRLMELIDAYDSPWGRPAIISPAYGKIISITTPSEITNRSVKLIEVEIFKNNGEKETLKFETKSDRRIVVKEGDRVVPGQKIVEGPIVLGDLLKYADTRTVQNYLLKEIQKLYRLQGISIADKYIEIIIRQMLSKIMITDTGDSKLFSGSLVDIFTFQRESARLLAQGKKPPFGEVKIKGAKQTPLLSDSFLAAASYQETPKILVNASIASQIDKLEGLKENIILGHKIPAGTNSNYEHKEKYDIRDPRSYFSTKYDAPFDNENSNNNTLSLNEEMVNEDINDMLEDLFVHELESNYDDNDSDDDYVEI; translated from the coding sequence ATGAGTAGAACAAACCAAAATGAGGCTAAATTACTAATTGACAAAATTACTCTTTCATTAGCAACAGATAAAGATGTTAAAAAATGATCTAATGGTGAGGTAACTAAACCTGAAACTATTAATTATAAAAGTTATAAACCTGAACGTGATGGTTTATTTGACGAGATTATTTTTGGACCGACAACTGATTACAAATGTCCTATTTGTAATACTAAATACAAAAAAAGTGATGAAAACATTGAGTGTGTTAAAACAACAATGTGTCAAAAATACAATCCTAAAATTCTACCTAAAATTACTAGAAGAAGTAGAATGGGTCATATTAGTTTAAAAAATCCAGTTGTTCACTTTTGATTTTTTAAAATAGATCACTCAATTATTTCAAAATTATTAGGACTTAAGGTAGCAAATAGTTCACACAGTGTTACTAAATCTGAACTTGAAAAATTGATTTATTACAAAAGTCACATCATCTTAGAAGATGGTGGGCTTAAATCTTTGAAAAAAAACACAATTATTGATATTTCAGATGCGGCAATTATTTATTACGAAGCTCTTAGTGAATTAAAACAAAAATTTAACCCTGATGGTGATGAATACGAACAAGAAGCGTATGAAGTTATTGATGAAGCAATTAATGAATTAAAAGAACAAGCAACTTCTAAAATGGGACAAGATTACGGAATTGATTTTTATGAATACAACGACATTATTCATGAATATTCAGAGGCGTTAATTTCAACTGGTTCTAAAGCAATTGAATATCTTTTAGAACATGTTTCACCACAACAAGAAGCGAAAAAACTTGAAGAACAAATTAGCGAAATTAATAAACAAATTACCAAAAACCCTTCAGCTAATGCTAAAATTCAAGAAAGAGCAAAATTATACAAACGTTTATCAGTAATTAATGCTTTCATTAAATCAGGCCAAGATCCTAAATCAATGCTAATTTATAATTTACCAGTTATTCCGGCTGATTTGCGTCCACTAGTGCAATTAGATGGTGGTCGTCATTCAACTAGCGATATTAACGAATTATATCGTCGTATAATTATTAGAAATAACCGTTTAAAAAAATGAGATGAAACTGATGCTCCAATGTTGATTAAACAAAACGAGTATAGAATGATTCAAGAAGCAGTTGATTCATTAATTGACAATGCTCGTAAAAAACCTAATCCAGTTGCTTCAAAAGATGGTAGAGCATTTAAATCTATTTCTGATGCTTTAACTGGTAAAAAAGGTCGTTTTCGTCAAAATTTACTTGGGAAACGTGTTGATTATTCAGGGCGTTCAGTTATTGTTGTAGGTCCAGAATTAAAAATGCACCAAGTTGGTATTCCTCGTGAAATGGCAGCTAAATTATTTGAACCTTGAATAATCCGTGAATTAATTAAATCTGATAAAAACAATATTAATTCAATTAAAACTGGTAAAAAAGCAGTTGAAAATCTAGATCCAATTATTTGACCTTATGTTGAAAAAGCTATTCAAGGACGTCCTGTTTTATTAAACCGTGCTCCTACTTTACACCGTTTAAGTATTCAAGCTTATGAACCGGTTTTAATTCGTGGTAAAGCAATTAAATTACACCCACTTTCATGTACACCGTTTAATGCTGATTTTGATGGTGACCAAATGGCTGTCCATGTTCCAATTAGTCCCGAAGCTACTCGCGAAGCACGTGAATTGATGCTAGCGTCAAAAAACATTTTAGGACCCAAAGATGGAGAACCTATTATTAACCCTGGTCAAGATATGATTTTGGGTATGTATTATTTAACAATGGAAAAAAGCGGTGCCAAAGGTGAAGGAAAATTCTTTAGCACCTACGAAGATATGATTACAGCTTATGAAAATAAAGCAGTAAGTGTTCATTCGAGAGTTGTTTTACCTATTGAGCAAGCCGATAAAAAATGAATTACAGGCGATGCAGTTAGAAGATATATCGTATCTACTGTTGGTAAATTTATGTTTAACCGTGCGTTTCCTAACACATTTGAATTTATTTTTGGTAAATATGTTACACCAGAGGGTAAAGAAATCGTACATACATCAGCGAATATAGAACATTTAAATCATTATATTTTACCTAGTGGAACAAATTTTGTTGAACATATTGCTAAAACACCAATTAATTTACCTTTATCCAAAAAAGATATCGCCAAAATTGTTCGTCGTGTTTATGATCAATATGTTGGTGTTGTAAATATGGAAGATTTAGCAACAATTATTAACGACATCAATAAAGACGAACTTGATAAAGTATTCCAAAAATGTGCCCAATTACAAACTTTTAGTGGCGAGCCAATTAATTCAGCTCACATTGAAATTCTTTCAAAATTAATCACAACTGAATTTAACAAAATTCAATACGAGGTTTCAATGTCGCAAAATAATGAAAATGCAATTTGAACTGTAGGAGATTACACTAAATTACTCGAAAAAGTATGATTTAAATATACTAATGTTGTAGCGAATGTTTTAGACAAAATTAAAGCCTTAGGTTTTCATTTTTCAACAATTTCAGGTACAACTATTGCTGTTAGCGATGTTATTACACTACCTCAAACTAAAAATAAAATTAAAGAAGGTGAAGAATACATTGAAAAATTAAAATCATTTTTTGAAGAAGGAATGCTTACCGATGATGAAAGATATAGTCTTTCAATCAAAAAATGAGCTGAAATAAAAAATTCAATTGAAGATGACTTGAAAAAAGTTACAAAATCTGATCCTCACAACCCATTATTTATGATGTTTACATCTGGTGCCCGGGGAAATTCATCTAACTTCGTGCAATTAGCTGGGATGCGGGGATTAATGAACAACAATGTTAAAATTCTTAAAGCCGATGCTGAAAACGAACGTGTAGTGCGCTCCACAGTTGAAATTCCAGTTAAATCATCATTTTTAGAGGGTTTAACAGCGTATGAATTTTATTCTTCAACTCACGGAGCTCGTAAAGGTTTAACTGATACAGCACTTAACACAGCTAAATCTGGTTATTTAACTCGTCGTTTAGTAGACGTGGCTCAAGGTATTGTAGTGCGTGAAATTGATTGTGGTACAGATTATGGTTTTGTTGTGCGTGATATTAAAGACACTAAAACTAACACAATTATTGAGTCTTTAAGTGAAAGAATTGAAGGACGGTTTACTAATAAACCAGTTGTAGATGCTAATGGTCAAATTTTAATTGAAGCAAATAAATTAATTACCCCTGAAATAGCTACTCAAATTACACAAGCTGGTATTGAAGAAGTTGAAATTAGATCGGTTTTATCTTGCTACACACGTAATGGTGTATGTAAAAAATGTTATGGTAAAGATTTAGCTCTAAACCGTGTGGTAAATATTGGTGAAGCAGTTGGAGTTGTTGCCGCTCAATCTATTGGTGAGCCTGGTACTCAGTTAACAATGCGTACTTTCCACACTGGTGGTGTTGCCGGTGTTGAAGATATAACTGGTGGTTTTGGTCGTTTAATGGAATTAATTGACGCTTACGATTCACCATGAGGAAGACCTGCTATTATTTCACCGGCATACGGTAAAATAATTTCTATTACAACACCAAGCGAAATAACGAATCGTTCAGTTAAATTGATTGAAGTTGAAATATTCAAAAATAATGGTGAAAAAGAAACACTAAAATTCGAAACTAAATCAGATCGCAGAATTGTTGTTAAGGAAGGCGATCGTGTTGTACCTGGACAAAAAATTGTTGAAGGACCAATTGTGCTTGGTGATTTATTAAAATATGCCGATACACGCACTGTACAAAATTATTTACTAAAAGAAATTCAAAAACTTTATCGTTTACAAGGTATTTCTATCGCTGATAAATATATTGAAATTATTATTCGTCAAATGCTTTCAAAAATAATGATTACAGACACAGGAGATTCAAAACTATTTTCTGGTTCACTAGTTGATATTTTTACTTTCCAAAGAGAATCTGCTCGTTTATTAGCCCAAGGTAAAAAACCTCCTTTTGGCGAAGTAAAAATTAAAGGAGCTAAACAAACTCCATTACTTTCAGATTCATTTTTAGCTGCTGCTTCATACCAAGAAACACCTAAAATTTTAGTTAACGCTTCAATTGCATCACAAATTGATAAATTAGAAGGCTTAAAAGAAAATATCATTTTAGGACATAAAATTCCTGCCGGAACTAACTCAAACTATGAGCATAAAGAAAAATATGATATCCGTGATCCTCGTAGTTATTTTAGTACAAAATATGATGCGCCTTTTGATAATGAAAATTCAAACAATAATACACTTTCATTAAATGAAGAAATGGTCAATGAAGACATTAACGATATGCTTGAAGATCTTTTTGTTCACGAATTAGAATCAAATTATGATGATAATGACAGTGACGATGATTATGTTGAAATCTAA
- a CDS encoding ABC transporter permease, whose amino-acid sequence MMSKLFTLTYRNLKIFSKDRKRIFFTLLSPIIVLLCFIIFARNIFINQLPLQTANKFKNHFADIALMTGMLSVVTFTNAISLSSVMVNDNQKKILNDFYIAPVKNSFVRLSYLIYNIFLNIIITTTIFIICIIWMAIDKTLIYEVNSVKYSALNAQNSLIIISTIVIGSVLNSAIFVFFLSFLANNSAFSALSAALSSISGFLIGAFVPLHTFPRVLAEFSSILPSTQISNLIRHFAINGLPSEIINAKNIMLDYNIIFGLNNTWWGSFIYSASWAVLFLTLSSTINIVKNR is encoded by the coding sequence ATGATGTCTAAATTATTCACACTAACATATCGTAATTTAAAAATTTTTAGTAAAGATCGCAAACGTATATTTTTTACATTGTTAAGCCCAATAATAGTTCTTTTATGTTTTATTATTTTTGCCCGCAACATATTTATTAATCAATTGCCACTTCAAACAGCAAATAAATTTAAAAATCACTTCGCTGATATTGCTTTAATGACTGGAATGCTTTCAGTAGTAACTTTTACAAATGCAATTTCACTTTCAAGTGTGATGGTAAATGATAATCAAAAAAAGATACTTAACGATTTTTATATTGCTCCAGTTAAAAATTCATTTGTGCGTTTATCATATTTAATATATAACATTTTTTTAAATATAATTATTACCACAACTATTTTTATAATATGCATTATCTGAATGGCAATTGATAAAACTTTAATTTACGAAGTAAATTCAGTAAAATATAGTGCTTTAAACGCACAAAATTCACTTATTATAATCTCAACTATTGTGATTGGAAGTGTTTTAAATTCAGCAATATTTGTTTTCTTTTTAAGTTTTTTAGCTAATAATTCCGCCTTTAGTGCCCTATCAGCAGCATTAAGTTCAATTAGTGGTTTTTTAATAGGTGCTTTTGTACCATTACACACATTTCCACGGGTGTTAGCAGAATTTTCAAGCATTCTGCCTTCAACGCAAATAAGTAATTTAATACGTCATTTTGCAATTAATGGACTACCAAGCGAAATCATTAACGCTAAAAACATAATGTTAGATTACAATATAATTTTTGGCCTTAACAACACTTGATGGGGCTCATTTATATATTCAGCAAGTTGAGCAGTTTTATTTTTAACACTATCAAGCACAATCAATATCGTCAAAAATAGATAA
- a CDS encoding deoxyribonuclease IV, whose amino-acid sequence MIKLGSHVQFKAPDYLLSAAKDSIDYGANTMMIYVGPPQSTKRVAKEKFNVEKYNEMYADKIKNQDIIVHAPYIINMASVEKGKFASDFLIEEIKRVAYIGAKYIVLHPGAHTKFDINLSIETLIQNLIFVLEQTKDLDVIICLETMAGKGTEIFTNFEQMKYILEKCNSDRIQLCLDTCHIWDAGYNVKNYDEFKILLQKYDLQKYVKVIHLNDSKNDINSHKDRHANIGEGYIGLKTLATFVHDKDWDNIPIILETPWTEQGPIYKKEIQELLNSKNQ is encoded by the coding sequence ATGATAAAACTAGGTTCTCATGTTCAATTTAAGGCTCCTGACTATTTACTAAGTGCAGCCAAAGACAGCATTGATTATGGCGCAAATACAATGATGATCTACGTAGGTCCACCACAGAGCACAAAACGTGTAGCAAAAGAAAAATTTAATGTTGAAAAGTATAATGAGATGTATGCTGATAAAATAAAAAATCAAGATATTATTGTTCATGCACCTTACATAATCAATATGGCTTCGGTTGAAAAAGGAAAATTTGCGAGCGATTTTTTGATTGAAGAAATAAAAAGAGTTGCTTATATTGGAGCAAAATATATTGTTTTACATCCTGGAGCACACACAAAATTTGACATTAATTTAAGTATTGAAACATTAATACAAAACTTAATATTTGTTTTAGAACAAACAAAAGATTTAGATGTAATAATTTGTCTTGAAACAATGGCGGGAAAAGGCACCGAAATATTTACAAATTTTGAGCAAATGAAATATATTTTAGAAAAATGCAATAGTGATAGAATTCAATTATGTCTAGATACATGTCATATTTGAGATGCAGGTTATAATGTAAAAAATTATGATGAGTTTAAAATTTTATTACAAAAATATGATTTACAAAAATATGTCAAGGTGATACACTTAAACGATTCTAAAAACGATATCAACTCACACAAAGATAGACACGCAAATATTGGTGAAGGTTATATAGGTTTAAAAACTTTAGCAACATTTGTGCATGATAAAGATTGAGATAATATACCAATTATTCTTGAAACTCCTTGGACCGAACAAGGCCCTATTTATAAAAAAGAAATTCAGGAGTTATTAAATTCAAAAAATCAATAA
- a CDS encoding ABC transporter ATP-binding protein, whose amino-acid sequence MNKNNSGLPHENIIVIEKLFKKFKNFIALNEVSFNVKRGELFGFLGLNGAGKTTTLNIILGLLQRDGGNVYINSNSINKNINKIRNDIGIVFQESILDPSLTVYENLKIRANLYKNNLKLQNTNDIVNQIINEFKLNDFAKKAYGKLSGGQRRRVDIARALIHQPSILFLDEPTTGLDPNSRKLVWDILKKIQKQRNLTILLTTHYMEEADDCSRVIIIDKGLKLVEGTPAQLKKSFSSSTVMLHSISTTLHNKIIASQLNLQKQNSTLIIKFDTFKQGHDFVKNNIQDINDYEFVKGSMDEVFLNVTKLSRGNDV is encoded by the coding sequence ATGAACAAAAACAACTCAGGTTTACCGCACGAAAATATTATTGTGATTGAAAAATTATTCAAAAAATTTAAGAATTTCATCGCCTTAAATGAAGTTTCGTTTAATGTGAAAAGAGGTGAATTGTTTGGTTTTTTAGGTTTAAATGGTGCTGGAAAAACTACGACATTAAATATTATTCTCGGTTTATTACAACGAGACGGTGGAAATGTATATATCAATTCAAATTCTATTAATAAAAATATTAACAAAATTCGTAATGATATAGGTATTGTTTTTCAAGAATCGATTTTAGACCCAAGTTTAACAGTTTATGAAAATTTAAAAATAAGGGCTAATTTATACAAAAATAACTTAAAACTTCAAAATACCAATGATATTGTCAACCAAATAATCAATGAATTTAAACTAAATGATTTTGCCAAAAAAGCATATGGCAAATTAAGTGGAGGTCAGCGTCGACGAGTGGATATTGCACGGGCATTGATTCATCAACCTTCAATTTTATTTCTTGATGAACCCACAACAGGTTTAGACCCAAACTCGCGCAAACTTGTGTGAGATATATTGAAAAAAATTCAAAAACAACGAAATCTCACTATATTACTCACAACACATTATATGGAAGAAGCTGATGATTGCTCACGAGTAATTATTATTGATAAAGGTCTGAAATTAGTTGAAGGAACACCAGCCCAATTAAAAAAATCATTTTCTTCTTCTACAGTTATGTTACACTCGATTTCAACTACCTTACACAATAAAATTATTGCTAGCCAATTAAATTTACAAAAACAAAATTCAACCCTTATCATTAAATTCGATACTTTTAAGCAAGGTCACGATTTTGTTAAAAACAACATTCAAGATATTAACGATTACGAGTTTGTTAAAGGTTCAATGGATGAAGTATTTTTAAATGTGACTAAACTTTCAAGAGGTAATGATGTCTAA
- the rpoB gene encoding DNA-directed RNA polymerase subunit beta: MAEEQFKKYENKYSYKISEFGAGTKRRDYSVTKFIYEVQDFLRTSKESFEWFKKNGIEQAIREHYPISSSNKGVTLEYINNSAYLEIPSKEYDEVTKAKVKGTNYSAKLFGKFKVTTTTDGLVKEDTVFLGEIPLMTSGGSFIINGSEKVIVSQLIRSPGAYFGRGVRNKQSDDLFNKVEILPRVGSWVEISHKVTSKNPDSVKIKIDKNKNVNIITFLGALGLTKDDIYDLFGHSDVLDESLKREKKMSEDLTREEIIKNCQEELFRTIRKGDRVSDESISNLIPNLLFHKKHYNLSETGRYMLNIKLNLVDRISGTILAQPLTIQDKAGNIINLEVGTNITHKLAVLIQWNFNNAKLPTEKLKSIKPEIVYAKLLNDPSNSSLKRRDKIISIKIYPNKKWMEKGKEPVKVIGGDPKAIETHLVVSDLVATINYYFNLLNGIGQDDDPDALTNKRIVSVGELVQNNLKVGLAKLEKTTRERMGAKEPDKVSPKNVTNNKLISNQMKTFFNSSKLSQFMDQINPLAEISNERRITSLGPGGLNRDTAQFEVRDVHATHYGRICPIETPEGPNIGLILNFATYAKVNKYGFLETPYYRVENGVVDYTEPVYLTAADEMGYKIAQSTVNVDQDNKIIDSQLTIRHNYTYQIGTAEDIDFIEVAPNQMVSVAAGCIPFLENDDANRALMGANMQRQAVPLLEAESPFVATGIEAEIAKYSSANFVARNEGVVEFVDGKKIKIRNHKNTVDTYNLKNFQRSNQDTVIHQKPLVVEGQEVKKGDLLVDGASFNNGELALGKNVVVAFSTYKGYNYEDAIILNERLVKDDVFTSIHIEEQTIQFRTSKAGDDELTPDIPNVSKFSTRHLDEFGIVRIGSDVTPGDVLVGRVSPKGDENPSQEEKLMLAVLQQRQQPVKDTSLKVKNGHGGTVIGVEILSRANKDQLEDGIDKIVKVSIAVKRKIKVGDKMSGRHGNKGVVSIVLPEEDMPYLEDGTPVDVMLNPQGVPSRMNIGQVLEIHLGMAARSLNTKFVTRVFDGIKKEAIYDVIAEAGLPTTGKQYLIDPITGEKFDNPVSVGVMYMLKLNHMVDDKMHARSVGPYSLITQQPLGGKSQNGGQRFGEMETWAIESYGATNILQEILTYKSDDINGRNQLYAALASGRELPKPGVPESFNVLQYELRGLGMKLNIDHVEVDEEDSIQHFDILGGLNE, translated from the coding sequence ATGGCAGAAGAACAATTCAAAAAATATGAAAACAAATATTCATATAAAATTAGTGAATTTGGTGCTGGTACCAAACGTAGAGATTATTCAGTTACCAAATTTATTTATGAAGTTCAAGATTTTTTAAGAACATCAAAAGAATCATTTGAATGATTTAAGAAAAATGGTATTGAACAAGCTATTAGAGAACATTATCCAATCTCATCTTCGAATAAAGGTGTTACACTAGAATATATCAATAACAGTGCTTATTTAGAAATTCCTTCTAAAGAATACGATGAAGTGACTAAAGCGAAAGTTAAAGGAACTAATTATTCAGCTAAATTATTTGGTAAATTTAAAGTCACAACAACAACTGATGGATTGGTAAAAGAAGACACAGTGTTTTTAGGTGAAATCCCGTTAATGACTTCTGGTGGTAGTTTTATCATTAACGGTAGTGAAAAAGTTATTGTTAGTCAATTAATTCGTTCGCCAGGAGCGTACTTTGGTCGTGGTGTTCGTAATAAACAGTCAGATGATTTGTTCAATAAAGTTGAAATTTTGCCTAGAGTTGGTTCATGAGTTGAAATCTCACACAAGGTAACATCAAAAAATCCTGATAGTGTAAAAATTAAAATTGACAAAAATAAAAACGTAAATATTATCACTTTTTTAGGAGCACTAGGTTTAACCAAAGATGATATTTACGATTTGTTTGGTCATTCAGATGTTTTAGACGAATCACTAAAAAGAGAAAAGAAAATGTCTGAAGACTTAACACGTGAAGAAATTATAAAAAATTGTCAAGAAGAATTGTTTAGAACTATTCGTAAAGGTGATCGTGTTTCTGATGAATCAATTTCAAACTTAATACCTAACTTACTATTTCATAAAAAACATTACAATTTAAGCGAAACTGGTCGTTATATGCTTAACATTAAGTTAAATCTTGTTGATCGTATTTCGGGCACAATTTTGGCTCAACCTTTAACAATTCAAGATAAAGCAGGTAATATAATTAATCTTGAAGTAGGAACAAATATCACGCATAAATTAGCTGTTTTAATTCAGTGAAATTTTAATAATGCTAAATTACCAACTGAAAAATTAAAATCAATTAAGCCTGAAATTGTTTATGCTAAATTACTAAATGATCCAAGTAATTCATCACTAAAAAGAAGAGATAAAATTATTTCGATAAAAATTTATCCAAATAAAAAATGGATGGAAAAAGGTAAAGAACCAGTTAAAGTTATTGGTGGTGATCCAAAAGCAATTGAAACTCATCTTGTAGTTTCTGATTTAGTTGCTACAATTAATTATTATTTTAACTTACTAAATGGTATTGGTCAAGACGATGATCCAGATGCTTTAACAAATAAACGCATAGTTTCTGTTGGAGAATTAGTCCAAAATAATTTAAAAGTTGGTTTAGCCAAACTTGAAAAAACTACACGTGAAAGAATGGGTGCTAAAGAACCAGATAAAGTTAGTCCAAAAAATGTTACTAATAACAAACTAATTTCTAACCAAATGAAAACATTTTTTAACTCTTCTAAATTATCGCAATTTATGGATCAAATTAATCCATTAGCTGAAATTTCTAATGAAAGACGTATAACATCGCTAGGACCAGGTGGTCTTAACCGTGATACAGCGCAATTTGAAGTTCGTGACGTTCATGCAACACATTATGGAAGAATTTGTCCTATTGAAACACCAGAAGGTCCAAACATTGGTTTGATACTTAATTTTGCCACATACGCTAAAGTTAACAAATATGGTTTTTTAGAAACTCCATATTACCGTGTTGAAAATGGTGTAGTTGACTATACTGAACCAGTTTATTTAACCGCTGCTGACGAAATGGGTTATAAAATTGCACAATCAACAGTAAATGTTGACCAAGACAATAAAATTATTGACTCGCAATTAACTATTCGTCATAATTACACTTATCAAATTGGTACTGCAGAAGATATTGATTTTATCGAAGTTGCTCCTAACCAAATGGTTTCTGTAGCTGCTGGGTGCATTCCGTTTTTGGAAAATGATGATGCTAACCGTGCTTTGATGGGGGCGAACATGCAACGTCAAGCTGTACCATTATTAGAAGCTGAATCACCTTTTGTGGCAACTGGAATTGAAGCTGAAATTGCTAAATATTCTTCAGCAAATTTTGTTGCTCGCAATGAAGGTGTTGTTGAATTTGTAGATGGTAAAAAAATTAAAATTAGAAACCACAAAAACACTGTAGATACTTATAATTTAAAGAACTTTCAACGTTCTAACCAAGATACAGTAATTCATCAAAAACCTTTGGTTGTTGAAGGTCAAGAAGTAAAAAAAGGTGATTTGTTGGTTGATGGTGCTTCATTTAACAATGGAGAATTAGCTTTAGGTAAAAATGTTGTTGTGGCCTTTAGTACTTATAAAGGTTATAACTATGAAGATGCCATCATTCTTAACGAAAGATTAGTTAAAGATGATGTTTTCACTTCTATTCATATTGAAGAACAAACAATTCAATTCCGTACTTCTAAAGCCGGAGATGACGAATTAACGCCAGATATTCCAAACGTTTCGAAATTTTCAACTAGACATTTAGATGAATTCGGGATTGTAAGAATAGGTAGCGATGTTACACCTGGTGATGTTTTAGTTGGTAGAGTAAGTCCTAAAGGTGATGAAAACCCTTCACAAGAGGAAAAACTAATGCTGGCAGTTTTACAACAAAGACAACAACCTGTGAAAGATACTTCGCTAAAAGTTAAAAATGGACATGGTGGAACTGTTATTGGTGTTGAAATTTTATCAAGAGCAAATAAAGACCAACTTGAGGATGGTATTGATAAAATAGTTAAAGTTTCAATTGCGGTTAAACGTAAAATCAAAGTTGGTGATAAAATGAGTGGTCGCCACGGAAACAAAGGAGTTGTTTCAATTGTTTTACCTGAAGAAGATATGCCATATTTAGAAGATGGAACACCTGTAGATGTAATGTTAAATCCTCAAGGGGTGCCATCGCGGATGAATATTGGCCAAGTTCTTGAAATTCATTTAGGAATGGCAGCTAGAAGTTTAAACACAAAATTTGTAACAAGAGTATTTGATGGTATTAAAAAAGAAGCTATTTACGATGTTATAGCTGAAGCTGGTTTACCTACTACTGGAAAACAATATTTAATTGACCCAATAACAGGGGAAAAATTTGATAACCCAGTTTCGGTGGGAGTAATGTACATGCTTAAATTAAATCATATGGTTGATGATAAAATGCATGCTCGTTCAGTTGGTCCATACTCATTAATTACTCAACAACCACTGGGTGGTAAGTCTCAAAATGGTGGTCAAAGATTTGGAGAAATGGAAACATGAGCTATTGAATCGTATGGCGCAACAAATATTTTGCAAGAAATCTTGACATATAAATCTGATGATATTAATGGACGTAATCAACTTTATGCTGCGTTGGCATCAGGTCGAGAATTACCAAAACCAGGTGTTCCCGAATCATTTAATGTTTTACAATATGAACTTAGAGGTTTAGGAATGAAACTAAATATTGATCATGTCGAAGTTGATGAAGAAGATTCAATTCAACATTTTGACATATTAGGAGGTTTAAATGAGTAG